The Rhopalosiphum maidis isolate BTI-1 chromosome 1, ASM367621v3, whole genome shotgun sequence genome has a segment encoding these proteins:
- the LOC113549155 gene encoding zinc finger MYM-type protein 1-like encodes MVSEAKYYSIILDCTPDISHSELMTIIIRFVSIEDSKVTIREHFLGFISVENSTGENLCDVLLNILRELNIPLSNMRGQGYDNGANMKGVHSGVQRHIRNINPRAFFVPCSAHSLNLVVNDAAKSSKEAVAFFDIIQKVFNFFSASTIRWQILLKHVKELTLKPLSQTRWESRIDALKPFRNYIGEIYDALFEISENINLDPMVKHEAECLCNLIKTFKFICSVVIWYDILNHINPVNKLMQKPNFDISLALGILETLLKHLNELRSEESFEKMIIDSTALATEMGVESVFENSRDLQILLTDGDSTDINGIEMAHELKSVSAMVDDNLTPYELLTFVINAGDFAPNLSIALRILITLPVSVATGERSFSKLKLIKTYLRSTMKNERLCGLAMISIEHEVGQELTEKKLVDDFAKLKARKHL; translated from the exons ATGGTTAGCGAAGcgaagtattatagtattatactagatTGTACTCCTGATATAAGTCACTCGGAGCTcatgactattattattcgttttgtGTCAATTGAAGATTCAAAAGTTACCATACGTGAACATTTTCTTGGTTTTATTTCAGTTGAAAATAGTACTGGAGAAAATCTATGCGatgtacttttaaatatattacgtgAGCTGAATATACCTTTGAGTAATATGCGAGGACAAGGATATGACAATGGAGCCAATATGAAAGGTGTGCACTCCGGAGTCCAACGGCACATTCGAAATATTAATCCACGTGCATTTTTTGTTCCTTGTAGTGCGCATTCCTTAAATCTTGTTGTAAATGATGCCGCAAAATCTTCAAAAGAAGCTGTAgcgttttttgatataattcaaaaagtattcaactTTTTTTCTGCCTCAACTATTCGTTGgcaaattcttttaaaacatGTTAAAGAACTAACACTCAAACCATTAAGTCAAACCCGGTGGGAAAGTCGAATAGACGCACTTAAACCGTTTCGAAATTACATAGGTGAAATTTATGATGCTTTGTTTGAAAtatcagaaaatataaatttagatcCGATGGTAAAACATGAAGCTGAATGTTTATGTaatcttattaaaacatttaaatttatttgttctgTTGTCATTTGGTACGACATACTTAATCATATAAAtccagttaataaattaatgcaaaAACCAAATTTTGACATATCTTTAGCTTTGGGCATTTTAGAAACtttattgaaacatttaaatgaacTGAGATCTGAAGAATCTTTTGAGAAAATGATTATAGATTCAACAGCACTTGCGACGGAAATGGGAGTAGAGTCTGTTTTTGAGAACTCACGGG ACTTACAAATTCTTCTTACCGATGGTGATTCAACAGATATCAATGGAATTGAAATGGCCCATGAATTAAAGTCAGTATCAGCTATGGTTGATGATAACTTAACACCTTATGAACTCTTAACATTTGTGATAAATGCAGGTGACTTTGCACCAAACCTATCCATTGCCTTACGAATTTTGATAACATTACCAGTATCAGTGGCAACTGGTGAAAGAAGTTTTTCGAAATTGAAACTTATCAAAACATACTTACGCTCAACAATGAAAAACGAACGACTTTGTGGTCTAGCCATGATCTCAATTGAACACGAAGT
- the LOC113549163 gene encoding zinc finger MYM-type protein 5-like: MSDGRQRLSGAEYRKRKREKEAVIKKQSNSIKKFLTGSSSSLNISNAVVVQPSEVVDSFSVIDATVPSETTVAKSSTENVISTDPAEWPLIINNDFKTLLVEKGPPAPLNANFVFPSDDQGRKFTQFHYKRSMSNGENVTRTWLVYSISNDVIFCFCCKLFDNSNSKLALEGYNDWRHCTQMLKGHETSKNHLTAYSTWLELSLRLKKTKTIDDVNQRILESECRHWNEVLQRIMSVVQFLGHQNLAFRGSSDQLFKHNNGNFLKLIELMAKYDSVMAEHVRRIINSKKI; encoded by the coding sequence ATGTCGGATGGTAGACAGCGACTTTCAGGTGCAGAATATAGGAAAAGAAAACGTGAAAAAGAAgctgtaattaaaaaacagtctaattctatcaaaaaatttttaacggGTTCTTCctcttcattaaatatttcaaatgctGTAGTTGTACAACCTAGTGAAGTTGTTGACTCTTTCTCAGTTATAGATGCCACTGTACCTTCTGAAACTACAGTAGCCAAAAGTTCAACAGAAAATGTTATCAGTACAGACCCTGCGGAATGgcctttaattattaataacgacTTTAAAACATTGTTGGTTGAAAAAGGCCCTCCTGCTCCGTTAAATGCAAATTTTGTATTTCCTTCAGATGATCAAGGACGAAAATTCACACAATTTCATTACAAACGAAGTATGAGTAATGGAGAAAATGTCACAAGAACATGGCTTGTATACTCTATTTCCAATgacgtaatattttgtttttgctgTAAACTATTTGATAATTCAAACTCTAAGTTGGCTTTAGAAGGGTATAATGACTGGAGGCATTGTACACAAATGTTAAAAGGACATGAAACatcaaaaaatcatttgacCGCATATAGTACATGGTTAGAATTGTCATTgaggttaaaaaaaacaaaaacaattgatGACGTAAACCAACGTATTTTAGAATCTGAGTGTAGGCATTGGAATGAAGTTTTACAACGTATCATGTCGGTAGTACAATTTCTCGGTCATCAAAATTTAGCTTTTCGTGGATCATCTGATCAgttattcaaacataataatggaaattttttaaaattaattgaacttATGGCTAAGTATGATTCTGTGATGGCTGAACATGTaagaagaataattaatagtaaaaaaatataa